Within the Leptospira selangorensis genome, the region GTCACCAGCCAAAAACTGGACGTATCAGATCGATCTGCGGTTTTTGATTGGGCTTCCAAGGTAGCTAAAGATCATAATAAGATAAATTTAATATTCAATAACGCAGGTATAGCATTCGGTTCCACGATAGAAGGTTTCGAATCCAAAGACTTTCAAAGAGTAATGGATATCAACTTTGGTGGAGTAGTAAACGGAACCCAAGCATTCCTCCCCTATCTAAAAGAAAGCGGAGAAGGTCATATCATCAATACTTCCAGTGTATTCGGGATCATTGCAGTTCCGGGAACTTCCGCATACAACGCATCCAAATTTGCAGTCAGAGGATTTACAGAAACCTTAAGACAAGAATTGGATCTTACGAAGGCAAAAGTTTCAGCTACAAGCGTTCATCCAGGCGGGATCAAAACAGCGATAGCAAAAAGTTCTAAGACGAACGATAGCGTAAGAGCCCTAGGAATAGATCCGAATACTGCGGGAGAAAAAATGTCCGCTCAGTTTATCACTACACCGGAACGAGCTGCCAAAGTTATTTTAAAGGCAGTTAAGAAGAATTCTCGCAGAGTTCTAATCGGACCGGATGCAGTATTTGTAGATCTAATGCAGAGATTACTTCCGACTTTTTATCAAGTGATAATCGGGAAGACACTTCTTAAACAAATGAGATAAATCCAATTTGCGGGAGCCATTCGAGCGGCTTCCGCAAATAGATTCCTTACGATCTCCTCTCCGGCTTGTCTAAAATATAATTTTCGAAAAGTAGAAATATAATCTCACTGCAAAACTTGTTTTATAATATCAAGGAATTGTGCAGGCCGAAAAGGTTTGATGATCCATCCGTTTGCTCCGGCTTCCGCTCCCTTTTGCTTTACATTTTCTTCCGATTCGGTTGTTAAAGTCAGGATAGGCACATCCGTATTTCTCTTTCTAACTTCTCTTATAAAAGTTATTCCGTCCATTACAGGCATATTTATATCCGTTATGACCAGATCAAAACTTGAATCACCGAATTTATCTATACCGTCCTTGCCATCGGATGCAAGAGTAACTTCGTAACCACCGATCCCTAATGTTTGTTGAACCAGGCTTCTCATAGTTGCCGAGTCGTCTACCGCCAATATTTTTAAATTCCCCATATATTAAGCTCCTTTAATAAATAACGTGAAGTTAGAAGGATTCAATTCGTAAAAGCGGCATAGGCCGAATTCACGGATAATAAAATTTCTCGAATATTCTGAAATGGATTCGGCAGAACCTAATATAAGAAAGCTATCTTGATTTAGGGTTTTCTCCATTTTATTGAATAAGTTCTTTCTTTCCAGATGATCGAAATAATAGGACACATTTCGGCAAAGGATCAGATCACAATCCGAAGGATAAGGATCGTAGATCAAATTATGCTGTTTGAATTCTATTATGGATCTTATCTCGTCATTTACCCTATATAATCCTTTGGAAAATGGATCGAAATATTTAGCCAAATGAGCATCGGACAATCCCCTACCGATCTCAAACGCAGAATAAATTCCGCTTTTGGCTTTTTCTATCGTATCCTTTGCGATGTCCGTTGCTATTATACTGACATTATTGAATAGCTGAGGATATCTTTCGTGGATAGAGATCGCTACGGAATAAGGTTCCTGTCCTGTTGAACAAGCCGCCGACCAAATCCTTATCTTCGGATCTCTTTGTTGTTTTCTTTCCAATATTTCAGGTATGATCCTTTCTAAGATCGCTCCGAAAATACTTTCATCCCTAAAAAATCTAGTTTCATGAGTGGTTACTCTATCTATAACCTTCTCCCTAAATTCTAGATCCAAACTTTCTTTGAATTTTTTCGACAGTTCTCCGAAGTCGGATAAATTATAATCTGATAATATATCAGAAAGGCGACTCTCCAGAAGATATACTTTCTCTTCGGTTAGGGATATACCTGTCGCTTGTTTTATCATTTCCATCAGTTCGAAGGTGCCATCTTGCATTATGATTGGGTCCTTTGTAATAAACTAGAAATCTTCTCGGCGATCCTTTCCACATCCAACACTTCGTCGACAAGCCCTTCCTGGACTGGACGATTCGGCATTCCGAAAACGGTACATGATTCTCTATTCTGCGCGATCAGGTATGCTCCGTTCTTCTTCAACTCTTTCATTCCAAGATAACCGTCTTCTCCCATCCCAGTCATAATGATTGCAGTGGTTTCTTTCGGAAAATTTTCGGCTAAAGATCTAAAAAGGATATTTACGGAAGGTTTACATAATTCTTCTTCAGGACCGTTAAAAACTCTTGTAGTCGGACCGGAAACGCCGTTGATAATCTGCAGTTGTTTACCTCCGGGAGCGATATAGGCGACTCCCTTCTTCAAAACCTCTCCGTCTTCTGCCTCCTTGATCGGCATATGTGCAGCTTGTGAAAGACTTTCCGCTAGATAATTGGTAAACAGCGGTGGCATATGCTGAGCGATTACGATACTTCCGGTAAGATCGGGCGACAACTTCAAGAATAATTGACGCAAAGCGATAGGCCCACCGGTTGATATCCCTATCGCACATATCGTGCAATTTTTCTCTCGCAGACTTTGTGTCGTTTTGACCGGAGGATTTTTCGTTTGAAAAGAGGTCTGAACGGAAGGTTTGATCTGACTTAGAGCCTTAATTTTAGAAGTCAATAGCTCTAATGTTTCGCTTAACGCTAGCTCTTGTCCCCCGTTAGGTTTCGGAACAAAATCGATCGCTCCCATCTCCAAGGCTTTCAATGTGATCTTAGCTCCGTCTTGAGTAAGAGAGCTAAGCATAATCACTTTAGTTTCCGGAAATTTGGATTTAATTTCCTCTAACGTTTGGATCCCGTTCATTTGGGGCATTTCGACGTCCAAGATCACGAAGTCGGGCTTCAATTGTGCGATCTTAGGAAGAGCGAATTTTCCATCTATCGCCGCTCCTAAAAATTCGATCTCGCCGTCTTGCGAAAAGGTATTCCGAAGAAGGTTCCGATAGACCAAAGAATCATCCACGACGAAGACCGAAACCTTTCTAATCGTTTTGTTTTTTTCTAGAGGTAATTCCAAGGGCTCACCTTTCACTTTGACGTATTAGAAATTTTGAATTGATTCACTAACATGGTCAAACCTGCGGCGAGATCTTGTAGAGATTGAGAAAGTTTCGATACACTACTTGAATCTTTCGCTCCGTCTAGAGACGCAGTCGAGATCCCGTTTATGTTCTTAGTCACATCGTTCGAAGTAAGCGAAGTTTGACTCACATTTGCCGCGATCTCCTTGGTTGTGATGGATTGTTCTTCTACTGCAGAGGCAATACTTCCGCTGATCTCATTTACTTCGGCGATTACGCTTGTAATTTTGCCGATAGATTCGATCACCCTTTCTGTACTCTTTTGTATCGCAGAGATCTTACTTTTGATCTCCTCGGACGATTCCGCGGATTGTCGAGCAAGTTCTTTCACTTCCGATGCGACTACTGCAAAACCTTTGCCGGCTTCTCCTGCTCCCGCAGCTTCGATCGCAGCATTTAGAGCAAGTAGTTTGGTTTGCGCGGCAATGTTAGAGATACTTTCGATTACATTTCCTATCTCGTCCGC harbors:
- a CDS encoding CheR family methyltransferase, which produces MQDGTFELMEMIKQATGISLTEEKVYLLESRLSDILSDYNLSDFGELSKKFKESLDLEFREKVIDRVTTHETRFFRDESIFGAILERIIPEILERKQQRDPKIRIWSAACSTGQEPYSVAISIHERYPQLFNNVSIIATDIAKDTIEKAKSGIYSAFEIGRGLSDAHLAKYFDPFSKGLYRVNDEIRSIIEFKQHNLIYDPYPSDCDLILCRNVSYYFDHLERKNLFNKMEKTLNQDSFLILGSAESISEYSRNFIIREFGLCRFYELNPSNFTLFIKGA
- a CDS encoding protein-glutamate methylesterase/protein-glutamine glutaminase, giving the protein MELPLEKNKTIRKVSVFVVDDSLVYRNLLRNTFSQDGEIEFLGAAIDGKFALPKIAQLKPDFVILDVEMPQMNGIQTLEEIKSKFPETKVIMLSSLTQDGAKITLKALEMGAIDFVPKPNGGQELALSETLELLTSKIKALSQIKPSVQTSFQTKNPPVKTTQSLREKNCTICAIGISTGGPIALRQLFLKLSPDLTGSIVIAQHMPPLFTNYLAESLSQAAHMPIKEAEDGEVLKKGVAYIAPGGKQLQIINGVSGPTTRVFNGPEEELCKPSVNILFRSLAENFPKETTAIIMTGMGEDGYLGMKELKKNGAYLIAQNRESCTVFGMPNRPVQEGLVDEVLDVERIAEKISSLLQRTQS
- a CDS encoding response regulator; translation: MGNLKILAVDDSATMRSLVQQTLGIGGYEVTLASDGKDGIDKFGDSSFDLVITDINMPVMDGITFIREVRKRNTDVPILTLTTESEENVKQKGAEAGANGWIIKPFRPAQFLDIIKQVLQ
- a CDS encoding SDR family NAD(P)-dependent oxidoreductase: MKSFKHKVAAITGAGSGMGRELAIQLAEQECNLALSDVNEAGLSETVQLVKKKNPNISVTSQKLDVSDRSAVFDWASKVAKDHNKINLIFNNAGIAFGSTIEGFESKDFQRVMDINFGGVVNGTQAFLPYLKESGEGHIINTSSVFGIIAVPGTSAYNASKFAVRGFTETLRQELDLTKAKVSATSVHPGGIKTAIAKSSKTNDSVRALGIDPNTAGEKMSAQFITTPERAAKVILKAVKKNSRRVLIGPDAVFVDLMQRLLPTFYQVIIGKTLLKQMR